AGTAACTGAAAAGATTTGTCGGAAAGGGAATGATGGGAGCAAAATACACAGCCTTTTGTTTGCCTACCGCAGCGAAAGCGCACGGGGCTTCCCCTCTGCCACCCGGCCactcacccccagcccctgctccgtGGGCGCAGCGGTGCCAGCGGCCCCATCCCGCCCCTGCCTCCCTTGGGGCTCCCCACTTCTCCTTCCAGCCTGTCTGCCATCGAGAAAATCCCTCAAACCCCCCGAAAAATGGTGCTGTTCTGGGAAAGCATAACCCGGAGCTTTTCCCTTTGCCCTCGGAGTACTGCTCGAGCTCAGCTCGTGCTGCGGGGGGGAGCGGGCAGGGGCAGCGAGCGCCTCTGCCCCATCTCCCTCCTCGTTGACCTTGCCCTGTTTGCTTTCCCCGGCCGGGGCAGGCTGAGCAAACAGCGGATGCTGGGGCCCCGACGACGGCCACGCTCCAGCCCGCTCAGTCGCAGGAGGGCTGCGCTCCCGGCTGCCCACcatgaggctgctgctgcctgtcctgGCGCTGGCCCTGCTCGCCCCGGCCCGTGCTGCTGAAGGTGAGCCCCTTCAAGGGGACGTGGGGACGGGGTGACGGTGGGGGTGTCCTGGGTGAATCCCCCCCAGCGTGGTCCTGCACGAAGCGGGCACCGTGGCTGCGTGGGGGGGAGTGGGGAGCGGCACCCCCGTAGCCCCCAGGGGTGGGTGCCCGTGTTGGGTGCCCTCAATCTGGATGTGGCCACGGCTGCCTTCACCCCGCGGTGCTCCTTCTGTGCCCGGTGTCCCCTGCAGAGTCCTGCGAGGGTCGCTGCGATGAGGGCTTCAACTCGCTGCAGAAGTGCCAGTGTGACACCCTCTGCGTGTACtaccagagctgctgcagtgacTACTCCACCGTCTGCAAAACCAAAGGTACCGGCCCCGCCACCCCCCGTGCTCCTGCCACTGGTCTCGGGGACCTCAGGGTTCCCAACAGCGTCCCAGGCCACCAGCACCGGCTCCTCTCTGCACACTCCCGTGTCCGCAGGGGGatggcagggctgggatttggcactggggtgctgctgtgccGGGGTTTTTCGGCACCCAGCTTGGTgccatggggctgggagcacccaAACCCTGCGTGGGGACACCCGGGGCTCCCTGGAACTGACCTGTCCCCTCCTGCAGTGACCCGGGGAGATGTCTTCGCCTTGCCAGAGGACGACTACCTGGACTACGACCTCCCCATCGACACCGGCACGGAGCCACCCACCAGGCCGGCAGCGCCCACAGGAGCTCCCACGGAGCCCCCCACGCCCCTGCCCACGGTGTCGGAGGACGAGTGGGGCACCGAGGAGCCGCTGTTGGAGACGGAGAGAcctgtgcaggagctgcccacCACCTCCGATGGGGTCACGGATGAGGATGAAACCGAGGAGCTGTGCAGCAGGAAACCTTTCAACGCCTTCACCGACCTGAAGAACGGATCCCTTTACGCCTTCCGAGGTACCCCGGGGGCCCTTTCCCCGGCACGTCCTGCCAAGCTGGCATCCCACCTctcacctccctcctcccctctctctgTAGGGAAGTATTTCTACGAGCTGGACAAGAGCAGCGTGCGCCCCGGCTACCCCAAACTCATCAGCGATGTCTGGGGCATCGAGGGCCCCATCGACGCAGCCTTCACGCGCATCAACTGCCAGGGCAAGACCTACCTCTTCAAGGTGAGTCCCCAAATCGCCATGGCTGTCCCCAGAGCACCCGTGCCCGGGGACTCCACACCGCTTTGCTGACCCCCCCCCGATCCCATCACGCCCCCAGGGCAACCAGTACTGGCGCTTCGACGATGGGGTCCTGGATCCCGGGTACCCGCGCAACATCTCCGATGGCTTCGAAGGAATCCCCAACAACATCGACGCCGCCTTCGCCCTCCCGGCGCACAGCTTCCACGGCAACGAGCGGGTCTATTTCTTCAAGGGTAAGGCACGAAACCTCCCCccctgctgcccgtgggggccGTGAGTGCCCCAGCAGGGCGCTGACGGCCCCGTGCCCATCCCGCAGGCAGGTACTACTGGTCCTATGACTTCGCCCACCAGCCCACGCAGGCCGAGTGCGAGAAGTCCTCGCCCTCCACCGTGTTCAACCACTACGCCTTCATGAACCGCGACAGCTGGGAGGACATCTTCCAGGTCCTCTTCGGCAGCAGGATGAGTAAGTGCAGGGCCGGGACGCGGCACGGTGCCAGGCTGTGCGTGGGACCCCCCCTCTGCTCCGACCCCCTGTGCTCAGCCCGCATCCCACCCCTGCCGAGCCCCTCACCAGTCACTCACACCGCAGCCTCACTGTTGGGGCTGTTTATTCCCACTGAGGCTCAGGATGCTGTAGGAAACCCCAACCCCAGGCAGGAGAAatgagagaaggggaagaggagagggcgctcagcaccagcagggctgtTCCCAGCCTTGGGGTCCCTTTGGACCCCCTTTATGCCACGGGACAGGCGCTGGGGGCTGTCTGTGGGGCTGATGTTGGCTCCTGCATGTCTCTGCCCCCCTCCTAACTCaccctctgcctccctgccagTCGGGGCGAGCGGCCCGCGGTACATCAGCAGAGACTGGCGGGGGGTCCCTGGGCAGCTGGACGCTGC
This DNA window, taken from Anas acuta chromosome 19, bAnaAcu1.1, whole genome shotgun sequence, encodes the following:
- the VTN gene encoding vitronectin isoform X1, encoding MRLLLPVLALALLAPARAAEESCEGRCDEGFNSLQKCQCDTLCVYYQSCCSDYSTVCKTKVTRGDVFALPEDDYLDYDLPIDTGTEPPTRPAAPTGAPTEPPTPLPTVSEDEWGTEEPLLETERPVQELPTTSDGVTDEDETEELCSRKPFNAFTDLKNGSLYAFRGKYFYELDKSSVRPGYPKLISDVWGIEGPIDAAFTRINCQGKTYLFKGNQYWRFDDGVLDPGYPRNISDGFEGIPNNIDAAFALPAHSFHGNERVYFFKGRYYWSYDFAHQPTQAECEKSSPSTVFNHYAFMNRDSWEDIFQVLFGSRMIGASGPRYISRDWRGVPGQLDAAMAGRIYVASQQPRRRKSRRQRKRYKSHRSLHLGIWSWLHNDSDSMDAESDWLSGSKCETLQSVYFFVGDNYYRVNLRTKRVDLVQPRYPRSIAQYWLDCPQPGEEST
- the VTN gene encoding vitronectin isoform X2, giving the protein MRLLLPVLALALLAPARAAEESCEGRCDEGFNSLQKCQCDTLCVYYQSCCSDYSTVCKTKVTRGDVFALPEDDYLDYDLPIDTGTEPPTRPAAPTGAPTEPPTPLPTVSEDEWGTEEPLLETERPVQELPTTSDGVTDEDETEELCSRKPFNAFTDLKNGSLYAFRGKYFYELDKSSVRPGYPKLISDVWGIEGPIDAAFTRINCQGKTYLFKGNQYWRFDDGVLDPGYPRNISDGFEGIPNNIDAAFALPAHSFHGNERVYFFKGRYYWSYDFAHQPTQAECEKSSPSTVFNHYAFMNRDSWEDIFQVLFGSRMIGASGPRYISRDWRGVPGQLDAAMAGRIYVASQQPRRRKSRRQRKRYKSHRSLHLGIWSWLHNDSDSMDAESDWLSGSKCETLQSVYFFVGGHDYRREDALRTQNESSDHV